A stretch of DNA from Staphylococcus equorum:
GACTGCTGAATTAGCAAAATGGATATGGTCATCTAAAGGACCAGTTATATCTAGAATCGCTTTTTTTAAAGTGTTCGTGGCCATAATAGCATTTTCACATGCCACAATATTTACAGGTGTTTCTTTTTCTTTTAAATAGGGCGCAAATGATTTAGCAATAATTGGTAAGATATTAACACCAACTGCAGTGGTAATTAAGTCTGCTTCTAATACTGCTTCTTTCAAACTTTCAGAAAGAGAACCTGAATCAATTGCATCAACGTTATGCACGCGTGTTGTTGTTTGAGCTTCATCAGCTAAAATGACATCATATTCTTGTTTTTCATCTAAAGCATTAATAATATCAGCGTTCACATCTGCAAATGTTACTTTAACGTCATTATCAGCTAAGATGTAACCGATAAAACCTCTGCCTATGTTACCTGCACCAAAGTGTAATGCTTTCATTATGCGTCAGCCTCCTCAAAGACTTGTTTAATTTCTTCTGCAGATGAAGCTTTAACAATACGCTCAACATTTTCTTCTTCACTAAACGTAATTGCAATTTTAGAAAGTAAATCTAAATGTTCACCGTCTTTACCTGCAATTCCGACAACGACTTTAACTTCTTCACCGTCCCAATCGACACCTTCAGGGATTTGAATTAATGTTAATCCTGATTTTAAGACACTTGTTTTAGCTTCGTCAGTACCATGTGGAATTGCTAAGCCGTTACCCATGAAAGTCGTAACGACTTGTTCACGGTCTTTCATTGCTTGAATATATGCTTCTGTCACGGCACCACTTGAAACTAAGGCTTGTCCCGCTTTTTCAATTGCTTCGTTTTGGTCTTTCATTGATTGGTTAATAAAAATGTTTTCATTACTGAATAATTCGCTCATTTTCTTCACTCCAAGTTTAATAGATTTTGTAATTGTATAAGATAACTCTGTTTTAAAATATCTAACAATTGTTCTGGATGTTGCATAAATTCATCAATATTGTCTAAATGTTCAACCATTTTTCCTGATATGTCACTGACAAGTTGTGACATCGTATCATCATGCGGTACAAACATATTTAATAAATAATTTACTGATAAATCGTCATTTTGATTACTTTTAAGCATGATAGGCTCATTTAAAATCGTAATTAAAATAAAAGGCTTTTGAATTATTTGATTCTTTAAATGAGGTATGGCTATCGGATATGGTTCCAAGACAAATCCTTGAGTGTCCATATGATGCTTAATGAGTTCAGCGAATGACTGACCATCTGTAATAATTTGGTGAGATAATAATGTTTCAGTTAAATAGTTAGTCCAATTAGAAACGCTTATATAATCAATATATACTGAATCAATAAGTTCTAAACCTTTTCTGATATAAGATAGTTTAGCTTCAGGATCTGGTATATTTTGATGTGTATAATCTAATGTGTCGCTTGGTTGTACGTCTTTTTGCATGTTTAGAAATGCAGCAACATGATTAATATCTGAATCAGGCAGTAATGGATTTACAGTGATATAAGGTGTTGTAATATCTAAATCTACGGTCGTGATAATCGCATCAAATTGTGTTGAATCTAATTCATTTAAATCTCCAACAGAAGCTTGTGTCGTTTTTTGAATCTCACTGAATGTTTGCTGTAATCGTGTAGCTAGTAAGCGACTTGTGCCAATACCGCTACTACAAACAACTAAGACGCTATAAAATGGACTTCCTTGATTTTGAATAGCGCCACCAAAATGCAACACAATAAATGCAATTTCACTATCTGGAAAATTAAAATCTGGCCAAATATGTGATAAACCTCGATGTACACTTTCAAAAAGTCTAGGGTATTTATGTTTAATCATTTCTGTTAATGGATTATATGTCTCAATATTTGCGTTCAATCGATTAATTGCAGGAATAAGGTGCAATTTCAAACCTTCACTCAGTGTATCCCAATCTTTAAAGTCTTGTTGTGAATATTTAGCAACAGAGTGAATAAGTTGATCGATACGAGCTTCATCCTTATTATCTTTAAACACTTCAACGGATTCCTTACGTTTCGCACCACGCAAATGAATTGTAATAAAGGTTACTTCTGCTTGATTGAACTGCACGCCATAAATATGTTCTAAATGTAAGGCGAGTGCAGCAGCTACTTTGTGTTCAAATGAATCTTTAACATTATTATAGATATCATTATTTAGCGCAACGTATTCACCATTAAGCATGCGATCGATACTTAATACAATATGCACAGTCAATGTAAGGTAACTAGATTCAGTCAATGAATAGGGGAGTTGATCTAAATGATCCATAAGTATGCGTTCTACTTGGAAAATTTTATCCATATCTACCATCGCCAGTTGAGATTGGTTAATGGATTGATAGACAAAATGATTTTCAATCACTGAATAGACACTTGTACTATTTAAATTATTGACCATAAGTTGACTTAATAATTCACGTTTTTTTGATTCAGCGCCACTTAAATGAATACCTTCGCCGCGTTTTTTCTGTAAT
This window harbors:
- a CDS encoding PTS sugar transporter subunit IIA; this translates as MSELFSNENIFINQSMKDQNEAIEKAGQALVSSGAVTEAYIQAMKDREQVVTTFMGNGLAIPHGTDEAKTSVLKSGLTLIQIPEGVDWDGEEVKVVVGIAGKDGEHLDLLSKIAITFSEEENVERIVKASSAEEIKQVFEEADA
- a CDS encoding BglG family transcription antiterminator, which translates into the protein MFLSTREKEIIEMLIKYHGQYVTIYDIAQHLAVSSRTIHRELKSIESFINTFNIKLERVTKKGIQLDADEHAVTSLKNVLSQQNTIDLSQEEQKVIILYALIQAKEPIKQYGLAHEIGVSTQTLTKLLDELDIELDQYQLKLQKKRGEGIHLSGAESKKRELLSQLMVNNLNSTSVYSVIENHFVYQSINQSQLAMVDMDKIFQVERILMDHLDQLPYSLTESSYLTLTVHIVLSIDRMLNGEYVALNNDIYNNVKDSFEHKVAAALALHLEHIYGVQFNQAEVTFITIHLRGAKRKESVEVFKDNKDEARIDQLIHSVAKYSQQDFKDWDTLSEGLKLHLIPAINRLNANIETYNPLTEMIKHKYPRLFESVHRGLSHIWPDFNFPDSEIAFIVLHFGGAIQNQGSPFYSVLVVCSSGIGTSRLLATRLQQTFSEIQKTTQASVGDLNELDSTQFDAIITTVDLDITTPYITVNPLLPDSDINHVAAFLNMQKDVQPSDTLDYTHQNIPDPEAKLSYIRKGLELIDSVYIDYISVSNWTNYLTETLLSHQIITDGQSFAELIKHHMDTQGFVLEPYPIAIPHLKNQIIQKPFILITILNEPIMLKSNQNDDLSVNYLLNMFVPHDDTMSQLVSDISGKMVEHLDNIDEFMQHPEQLLDILKQSYLIQLQNLLNLE